One Setaria viridis chromosome 5, Setaria_viridis_v4.0, whole genome shotgun sequence genomic region harbors:
- the LOC117855635 gene encoding uncharacterized protein, whose translation MSRRRSTALLALLFLVCAGAFSAAAAAAAGRSKGKGGSGRNGLPPCRDLATRGECAARGGCRWCRSEALDDMCFGATEAWRLPDQVFSCDSPSGAANARK comes from the coding sequence ATGTCCAGACGCAGATCCACGGCCCTGCTCGCGCTGCTCTTCCTGGTCTGCGCGGGGGCGTtctcggcggccgccgccgctgctgccgggaGGAGCAAGGGCAAGGGCGGGTCGGGCCGCAACGGGCTGCCACCGTGCCGGGATCTGGCGACGCGGGGCGAgtgcgcggcgcgcggcgggtgcCGGTGGTGCCGCAGCGAGGCGCTCGACGACATGTGCTTCGGGGCCACCGAGGCGTGGCGCCTCCCGGACCAGGTCTTCTCCTGCGACTCGCCATCCGGCGCCGCGAATGCCCGGAAgtaa
- the LOC117857818 gene encoding serine/threonine protein kinase OSK1, protein MEGAGKDVNPLRNYRIGKTLGIGSFGKVKIAEHISTGHKVAIKILNRRKIKGMEMEEKVKREIKILRLFMHPHIIRLYEVIDTQADIYVVMEYVKSGELFDYIVEKGRLQEEEARRFFQQIISGVEYCHRNMVVHRDLKPENLLLDSKCNVKIADFGLSNVMRDGHFLKTSCGSPNYAAPEVISGKLYAGPEVDVWSCGVILYALLCGTLPFDDENIPNLFKKIKGGIYTLPSHLSGAARDLIPRMLVVDPMKRITIREIREHDWFKIHLPRYLTVPPPDSAQQVKKIDEETLREVIVMGYDKNLLVESIQNRLQNEATVAYYLLLDNRLRTTSGYLGAECQEAMDSSFSSIASYETPSSARGNRQQIFMESPVGSRPHFPAERKWALGLQSRAHPREIMTEVLKALQELNVYWKKIGHYNMKCRWSPGFPGQIHNNHTFSAESIENDSLSEKLNLIKFEIQLYKTRDEKYLLDLQRFSGPQLLFLDLCAAFLAQLRVL, encoded by the exons ATGGAGGGAGCGGGCAAGGATGTGAACCCGTTGAGGAATTACCGGATTGGTAAGACTCTGGGGATTGGCTCATTCGGGAAGGTAAAAATTGCGGAGCATATAAGCACTGGACACAAGGTGGCAATCAAGATCCTCAACCGTCGCAAAATCAAAGGCATGGAGATGGAAGAGAAAG TTAAAAGAGAAATTAAGATATTGAGGTTGTTTATGCACCCACATATCATCCGCCTCTACGAGGTTATAGACACACAGGCTGATATTTACGTTGTTATGGAGTATGTTAAGTCCGGGGAATTGTTTGATTACATTGTTGAGAAAGGTAGGCTGCAGGAGGAAGAGGCTCGCCGTTTCTTCCAACAG ATTATTTCTGGTGTTGAATATTGCCATAGAAACATGGTGGTGCATCGTGATTTAAAGCCAGAAAACCTCCTATTGGATTCAAAATGCAATGTTAAGATTGCAGATTTTGGCTTAAGTAATGTAATGCGGGATGGTCATTTCCTCAAGACAAGTTGTGGTAGCCCAAATTATGCTGCTCCTGAG GTGATATCTGGGAAACTATATGCTGGGCCTGAAGTTGATGTATGGAGCTGTGGGGTTATTCTTTATGCTCTTCTATGTGGTACTCTACCATTTGATGACGAGAACATACCAAACCTTTTTAAGAAAATAAAG GGAGGAATATATACCCTTCCTAGCCACTTGTCAGGTGCAGCAAGGGATTTGATTCCAAGAATGCTGGTTGTTGATCCTATGAAGCGAATCACCATTCGCGAGATTCGTGAACACGATTGGTTCAAAATTCATCTCCCACGCTATTTGACCGTGCCTCCTCCAGATAGTGCACAACAAGTTAAAAAG ATTGATGAGGAAACACTCCGTGAGGTTATTGTTATGGGTTATGACAAGAACTTGTTGGTGGAATCAATCCAAAACAGACTGCAAAATGAG GCAACTGTTGCATATTATTTGTTGTTGGACAATAGGCTTCGTACAACCAGTGGTTATCTTGGAGCTGAATGCCAAGAAGCTATG GACTCCTCATTCTCAAGCATAGCATCATATGAAACACCAAGTTCAGCACGTGGGAATCGGCAGCAAATATTTATGGAGTCTCCAGTTGGCTCAAGACCACATTTTCCAGCTGAGAGGAAATGGGCTCTTGGGCTTCAG TCGCGAGCGCATCCGAGAGAAATAATGACTGAAGTACTGAAAGCTCTGCAAGAGTTGAACGTTTACTGGAAAAAGATTGGTCACTATAATATGAAGTGCAGATGGAGTCCTGGCTTTCCTGGTCAAATTCATAACAATCATACCTTCAGTGCAGAATCCATTGAAAATGACAGCCTGAGTGAGAAGTTAAATTTAATTAAGTTTGAAATTCAG CTTTACAAAACAAGAGATGAGAAATACCTCCTCGACTTGCAAAGGTTCAGCGGACCACAGCTCCTCTTTCTTGACTTGTGCGCAGCCTTTCTAGCTCAGCTGAGAGTTCTTTGA
- the LOC117855690 gene encoding uncharacterized protein: MPLLVQRVQPVSAGTACGCAAAPSPTAAAAGGEHADGLLFDNLVLGNGDDAKNKAGADDADASDEKLEWLRSQIIGAEAEFASPFGTRRITYADHTASGRCLRFAEEFVLRNVLPYYGNTHTTDSYVGLHTSKLAGDAARYVKRSLGAGPRDMLLFCGTGCTAAIKRLQEVTGMAVPPTLRAAALAALPPSDRWVVFVGPYEHHSNLLTWRESLAEVVEIGMRPDDGLLDMAALEEALAARAPSGRPMLGAFSACSNVNGLRTDTRAVARLLHRHGAYACFDLACSAPYVRVDMRFGDEDGYDAVFLSPHKFLGGPGSPGVLAMASRLYRLRRTAPSTSGGGTVLYVSAYGDAVYSGDAEEREDAGTPAIIQKVRAALAFRVKEWVGEACIEAREARMLALALRRVRAAANPNLRLLLGADPASAPRLPVLSFVVYPPRDEAGLEDGRCSGNTEEQTPPRLQLHCRFVTKLLNDLFGVQARAGCACAGPYGHRLLGIGPARAKAIRAAVEQGYHGVRPGWTRVSLAYYTSVEEAEFVLDAVDFVASFGHRFLPLYTFDWKTGDWQYDPSCARGLVPNSVGSNSAAPSGRVKAEYGYQSEYMGLAHRLADSLATTCSCLDSSSSRARRIPKSLDPHLVYFVV, from the exons ATGCCGCTTCTCGTGCAGCGCGTGCAGCCAGTTTCTGCTGGTACCGCGTGTGGCTGTGCTGCAGCTCCTAGTcctacagcagcagcagcaggaggagaacATGCCGATGGCCTCCTGTTCGACAATCTTGTGCTCGGTAACGGTGACGACGCCAAGAACAAGGCCGGCGCGGACGACGCGGACGCATCGGACGAGAAACTCGAGTGGCTTCGGTCGCAGATCATCGGGGCCGAAGCAGAGTTCGCGTCGCCCTTCGGGACTCGCCGGATCACGTACGCCGACCACACGGCGTCCGGCCGCTGCCTCCGGTTCGCCGAGGAGTTCGTGCTGCGGAACGTTCTCCCCTACTATG GAAACACTCACACGACGGACAGCTACGTGGGCCTTCACACGAGCAAGCTCGCCGGTGACGCGGCGCGGTACGTGAAGCGCAGCCTGGGCGCCGGGCCGCGGGACATGCTGCTCTTCTGCGGCACGGGCTGCACCGCGGCCATCAAGCGCCTGCAGGAGGTGACGGGCATGGCCGTTCCGCCGAcgctgcgcgccgccgcgctggcaGCGCTGCCGCCATCCGACCGGTGGGTGGTCTTCGTGGGGCCCTACGAGCACCACTCCAACCTGCTCACCTGGCGGGAGAGCCTcgcggaggtggtggagatCGGGATGCGCCCCGACGACGGCCTCCTGGACATGGCCGCGCTggaggaggcgctggcggcgcgcgcgccgtcggGGCGGCCCATGCTGGGCGCCTTCTCGGCGTGCAGCAACGTCAACGGCCTGCGCACCGACACCCGCGCCGTGGCGCGCCTGCTGCACCGGCACGGCGCCTACGCCTGCTTCGACCTCGCGTGCAGCGCACCCTACGTGCGCGTCGACATGCGGTTCGGCGACGAGGACGGCTACGACGCCGTGTTCCTGAGCCCGCACAAGTTCCTCGGCGGGCCCGGCAGCCCCGGCGTGCTGGCCATGGCGTCGCGGCTGTACCGCCTCCGCCGCACCGCGCCGTCCACCAGCGGCGGGGGCACCGTGCTCTACGTCAGCGCCTACGGCGACGCGGTGTACAgcggcgacgccgaggagcgcGAGGACGCGGGCACGCCGGCCATCATCCAGAAGGTCCGCGCCGCGCTGGCGTTCCGGGTGAAGGAGTGGGTCGGGGAGGCGTGCATCGAGGCGCGCGAGGCCCGCATGCTCGCGCTGGCGCTCCGCCGCGTCCGCGCGGCCGCCAACCCCAACCTGCGCCTGCTGCTCGGCGCTGATCCCGCGAGCGCGCCGCGGCTCCCGGTGCTCTCCTTCGTCGTGTACCCTCCGCGCGACGAGGCCGGGCTCGAGGACGGACGGTGCAGCGGGAACACGGAGGAACAAACGCCGCCGAGGCTGCAGCTGCACTGCCGGTTCGTGACGAAGCTGCTGAACGACCTGTTCGGCGTGCAGGCGCGGGCGGGGTGCGCCTGCGCGGGGCCCTACGGCCACCGGCTCCTCGGCATCGGCCCGGCGCGCGCCAAAGCCATCAGAGCCGCCGTCGAGCAG GGGTACCACGGGGTGAGGCCGGGGTGGACGCGGGTCAGCCTGGCCTACTACACgtcggtggaggaggccgagtTCGTGCTGGACGCCGTGGACTTCGTGGCCAGCTTCGGCCACCGGTTCCTGCCGCTGTACACCTTCGACTGGAAAACCGGAGACTGGCAGTACGACCCCAGCTGCGCCCGTGGACTCGTGCCAAATAGCGTCGGCAGCAATTCCGCTGCACCCAGTGGGCGAGTCAAAGCCGAGTACGGCTACCAGAGCGAGTACATGGGATTAGCTCACCGCCTGGCCGACTCCTTGGCAACCACTTGCAGTTGTCTCGATAGCAGTAGCAGTCGTGCTAGACGTATTCCCAAGAGCCTTGACCCACACTTGGTCTATTTCGTCGTGTGA